A genomic stretch from Candidatus Ishikawaella capsulata Mpkobe includes:
- the trpD gene encoding anthranilate phosphoribosyltransferase, translating into MQSIMEKLYSFQSLTYIESQELFTSIINKEVNLIQITAILIAIKMRGESPEEIAGAASALLEKAQNFSRPDYNFADIVGTGGDGSNTINISTASAFVAAACGFKIAKHGNCNISSKSGSADLLQAFNINLNMSAEQSRIALDNLNICFLFTQKYHPIFQYVMPMRQQLKTRTLFNILGPLINPARPIMSLIGVYNRELTLPIAQTLKLLGYKRAIVVYGGGIDEVALHSLTHVTELNGDKIINYVISPEDFGLPFYPKNSLKGGTPKENFDIFTKLLQGKGNKAHESAVAINVAMLMKIFGKEDLYQNTKNALDVIRSGQAYERINELAARR; encoded by the coding sequence ATGCAATCTATTATGGAAAAACTCTATTCATTCCAATCATTAACTTATATAGAAAGTCAAGAGCTTTTCACTTCAATCATTAATAAAGAAGTAAATTTAATACAAATTACTGCGATACTAATTGCTATAAAGATGCGTGGAGAATCTCCGGAAGAAATAGCTGGAGCTGCTAGCGCCTTATTAGAAAAAGCACAAAATTTTTCCCGTCCAGATTATAATTTTGCTGATATTGTGGGAACTGGAGGAGATGGTAGCAACACTATTAATATTTCTACAGCTAGTGCTTTTGTCGCTGCTGCTTGTGGTTTCAAGATTGCAAAACATGGCAATTGTAATATATCCAGTAAATCTGGTTCAGCGGATTTGTTGCAGGCTTTTAATATTAATTTAAATATGTCTGCAGAACAATCTCGCATTGCACTAGATAATTTAAATATTTGCTTCTTGTTTACACAAAAGTATCATCCGATATTTCAGTATGTTATGCCGATGCGTCAGCAATTAAAAACACGGACATTATTTAATATATTAGGTCCCTTAATTAATCCTGCACGTCCAATTATGTCTTTAATTGGAGTGTATAACAGAGAATTAACCTTACCGATAGCTCAGACTTTAAAGTTATTGGGATATAAACGGGCTATTGTAGTATATGGTGGGGGTATAGATGAAGTAGCTTTACATAGCTTAACACATGTTACTGAACTCAATGGCGATAAAATAATTAATTATGTAATTTCTCCGGAAGATTTTGGATTACCTTTTTATCCAAAAAATAGTCTTAAAGGAGGTACACCAAAAGAAAATTTCGATATTTTTACAAAATTACTTCAAGGAAAAGGTAATAAAGCTCATGAATCAGCAGTAGCTATTAATGTAGCAATGCTAATGAAAATTTTTGGTAAAGAGGATTTATATCAAAATACTAAAAATGCATTAGATGTTATTCGTAGTGGACAAGCTTACGAGCGCATAAATGAGTTAGCAGCAAGGAGGTAA
- the trpCF gene encoding bifunctional indole-3-glycerol-phosphate synthase TrpC/phosphoribosylanthranilate isomerase TrpF, whose translation MQDHDILHKIIKHKIQWIKDSKAKTPFEKLSKIVQPAKRYFYKALDNINTSLILECKKASPSHGIIRKEFNIHEIAKTYSKYASVISVITEDKYFHGNFDFLSTVSGLVSQPILCKDFIIDPYQILLARYHKADAILLMLSILDNQQYARLANLAHELNIGILTEINNEAELKRAIELNAKVIGINNRNLHDLSVDLDRTRKLSLKIPQHIKIISESGINKYEDIIKLSNLVNGFLIGSALMLEPNMNLAVNKLLFGDNKICGLTSAEDAKMVYQKGAVYGGLIFVDRSLRLVNKNNALQIVNSVPLKYVGVFRNAEIFEIIKLTMKLNLSVIQLHGNEDDTYVTILRKSLPTNTKIWKAISIKDAVPDLNGTNIDRYIFDNGEGGTGHSFNWSLLKDKKLHNVMIAGNLNINNCVQAVNLGAAGLDFNSGVEIRPGVKDITKVTAVFNRLKEYKLINSHRNQQIEGR comes from the coding sequence ATGCAAGATCATGATATTCTTCACAAAATAATTAAACATAAAATTCAATGGATTAAAGATAGCAAAGCAAAAACTCCTTTTGAAAAGTTGTCTAAAATAGTTCAACCTGCTAAACGTTATTTTTATAAGGCTCTCGACAACATTAATACATCCTTAATTTTAGAATGTAAAAAAGCATCTCCTTCACACGGAATTATAAGGAAAGAATTTAATATACATGAAATTGCAAAAACATATAGTAAATATGCTTCAGTAATTTCAGTAATAACAGAAGACAAATATTTTCATGGTAATTTTGATTTTTTATCTACTGTAAGTGGGTTAGTTAGCCAACCTATACTTTGCAAAGATTTTATAATTGATCCATATCAAATTTTGTTAGCTAGATATCATAAGGCAGATGCTATCTTACTGATGCTTTCTATTTTAGATAATCAACAATATGCTCGATTAGCTAATTTAGCTCATGAACTTAACATAGGAATTTTAACGGAAATAAATAATGAGGCGGAATTAAAAAGAGCTATTGAACTAAACGCTAAAGTAATTGGTATTAATAATAGAAATTTGCATGATTTATCAGTAGATTTGGATCGTACAAGAAAACTATCTTTAAAAATTCCACAACATATTAAAATTATTAGTGAATCAGGTATTAACAAATATGAAGATATCATTAAATTGAGTAATTTGGTCAATGGTTTTTTAATTGGTTCGGCATTGATGCTTGAGCCAAATATGAATCTTGCTGTAAACAAATTATTATTTGGGGATAACAAAATTTGTGGTTTAACCAGTGCTGAAGATGCAAAAATGGTTTACCAAAAAGGTGCGGTTTATGGAGGTTTGATTTTTGTGGATAGATCATTACGCCTTGTTAATAAAAATAACGCATTGCAAATTGTTAATAGCGTACCACTAAAATATGTTGGAGTATTTCGTAATGCCGAAATTTTTGAAATAATTAAATTAACAATGAAATTAAATCTATCAGTTATTCAGCTTCATGGTAATGAAGATGATACTTATGTAACTATATTACGTAAATCACTACCAACAAATACAAAAATATGGAAAGCGATCAGCATTAAAGATGCAGTTCCCGATCTAAATGGCACCAATATAGATCGATATATTTTTGATAATGGTGAAGGTGGTACTGGACATAGCTTTAATTGGTCTTTATTAAAAGATAAAAAATTACACAATGTTATGATTGCCGGTAATTTAAACATAAATAATTGTGTTCAGGCTGTCAATTTGGGAGCTGCTGGACTAGATTTCAATTCAGGAGTAGAAATTAGACCAGGTGTGAAAGACATAACAAAGGTTACAGCCGTATTTAATAGATTAAAGGAATATAAATTAATTAATTCTCATAGAAATCAGCAAATAGAAGGAAGATAA
- the trpB gene encoding tryptophan synthase subunit beta — MSLMNPYFGEFGGMYVPQILIPALYQLEKYFVNMQNNPNFCLELRNLLKYYAGRPTPLTLCRNLTKGTKSRIYLKREDLLHGGAHKTNQVLGQLLLAKKMGKNEIIAETGAGQHGIAIAMASALFNMKCRIYMGAKDLKRQSLNVSRMHLMKAKIIPVYSGNATLKDACNEAMRDWSENYDTSHYVLGTAAGPHPFPTIVREFQRIIGKETKQQILELEGRLPDIIIACVGGGSNAIGMFADFINEKSVRLIGIEPAGKGISTGEHGAPLKHGTIGIYLGMKSPLMQNEEGQIKESYSISAGLDFPSVGPEHAYLHKIGRTEYFSITDIEAINAFQQLCQSEGILPALESSHALAYTLKLIHENPHKEQILVVNLSGRGDKDIVTVSDFLKNKANFNEATL, encoded by the coding sequence ATGAGTTTAATGAATCCTTATTTTGGTGAATTCGGTGGTATGTATGTACCGCAAATTTTGATACCAGCTTTATATCAGCTAGAGAAATATTTTGTTAATATGCAAAATAATCCTAATTTTTGTCTAGAATTGCGAAATTTATTAAAATACTATGCTGGTCGTCCCACCCCATTGACTCTTTGTCGTAATTTGACCAAAGGTACTAAAAGTCGTATATATCTCAAAAGAGAAGATCTTTTACATGGGGGAGCACATAAAACTAATCAAGTTTTAGGGCAATTACTGTTGGCCAAAAAAATGGGGAAAAATGAAATTATTGCAGAAACTGGAGCAGGTCAACATGGTATTGCCATAGCCATGGCTAGCGCTTTATTCAACATGAAATGTCGTATTTATATGGGCGCAAAAGATTTAAAACGGCAATCTTTAAATGTTTCTCGTATGCATCTGATGAAGGCTAAAATAATTCCTGTATATAGTGGTAATGCTACCTTAAAAGATGCATGTAATGAAGCAATGCGTGATTGGTCGGAAAATTATGATACTTCTCATTATGTTCTTGGAACAGCCGCAGGACCTCATCCTTTTCCAACTATTGTGCGTGAATTTCAACGCATAATAGGTAAAGAAACAAAACAACAAATTCTTGAATTAGAAGGACGCTTACCTGATATTATTATTGCTTGTGTTGGAGGGGGTTCCAATGCTATAGGTATGTTTGCCGATTTTATAAATGAAAAAAGTGTCCGTTTAATTGGAATAGAACCTGCTGGCAAAGGTATATCTACTGGAGAACATGGTGCACCATTAAAGCATGGTACTATAGGTATTTATTTAGGGATGAAATCGCCTTTAATGCAAAATGAAGAAGGACAGATTAAGGAATCTTATTCTATTTCTGCTGGTCTTGATTTTCCTTCTGTCGGACCAGAACATGCTTATTTACATAAGATAGGTCGTACTGAGTATTTTTCTATTACTGATATAGAAGCAATAAATGCATTTCAACAACTTTGCCAATCAGAAGGAATATTACCCGCTTTAGAATCATCTCACGCTTTAGCATATACATTAAAACTAATCCATGAAAATCCACATAAAGAACAAATTTTGGTAGTTAATCTTTCCGGACGTGGAGACAAAGATATTGTTACAGTTAGCGATTTTTTAAAAAATAAGGCAAATTTTAATGAAGCAACGTTATAA
- the trpA gene encoding tryptophan synthase subunit alpha has translation MKQRYKKLFKRLSASNEGALVPFIIIGDPSIEVSLKIIDTLINGGADALELGIPFSDPLADGPTIQKATVRAFNAGITVERCFEILRLVRKKYTQLPIGLLTYANLVFSHGINNFYNRCSYIDIDSVLVADVPIEYSMSFRESAIKNLISPVFICPPNAHEELIKQIASFNQDYTYLLSRPGVTGIENSCVQLLPHLIKKLRIYNSPPILQGFGISKPTEVKSIISSGVDGVILGSAIISIIEQFMGDGIDQMLINLLNFLNQIKAATKK, from the coding sequence ATGAAGCAACGTTATAAAAAACTTTTTAAACGTTTATCAGCATCAAATGAAGGTGCTTTAGTACCATTTATTATTATAGGTGATCCTTCTATTGAAGTCTCTTTAAAAATTATTGATACTTTAATTAATGGAGGCGCAGATGCCTTAGAATTAGGAATTCCTTTTTCTGATCCATTAGCCGACGGTCCTACTATCCAAAAAGCTACAGTTCGTGCTTTTAATGCCGGAATTACTGTAGAAAGATGTTTTGAGATACTTAGATTAGTACGGAAAAAGTATACTCAGTTGCCTATTGGTTTGTTAACTTATGCCAATTTAGTTTTTTCTCATGGAATAAATAATTTTTATAACAGATGTTCCTACATTGATATTGATTCAGTTCTAGTGGCAGACGTACCAATTGAATACTCAATGAGTTTTCGTGAATCAGCTATTAAAAATCTTATTTCTCCAGTTTTTATATGTCCCCCCAATGCTCATGAAGAGTTAATAAAGCAAATTGCTTCTTTTAACCAAGATTACACTTACTTACTTTCCCGTCCTGGAGTAACAGGAATAGAAAATTCTTGTGTACAATTATTACCACATTTAATTAAAAAATTACGTATTTATAATTCTCCGCCTATATTACAAGGATTTGGAATATCTAAACCAACTGAAGTAAAAAGTATTATATCTTCTGGAGTAGATGGTGTTATCTTAGGTTCAGCAATTATTTCCATAATTGAACAATTTATGGGAGATGGAATAGATCAGATGTTAATAAATTTACTAAATTTCCTCAATCAGATTAAAGCAGCAACTAAGAAATAA
- a CDS encoding YciC family protein, which translates to MYPTFFVHVLVIAGATLFIVPGILLFMLLSLSPIILIKTKYGIITTIKDSIRISWKNLKLIILHIISFGLANLIISVLLACLFLEI; encoded by the coding sequence ATCTATCCAACTTTTTTTGTTCATGTATTAGTAATAGCAGGAGCAACATTATTTATAGTACCTGGTATATTATTATTTATGCTACTTTCTTTATCTCCTATAATTCTCATTAAAACAAAATATGGAATTATCACTACAATAAAGGATAGTATCCGCATATCGTGGAAAAATTTAAAACTTATTATACTACATATAATAAGTTTTGGACTGGCTAACCTAATAATTTCTGTTTTATTAGCTTGTTTATTTTTGGAAATATAG
- the truA gene encoding tRNA pseudouridine(38-40) synthase TruA, whose protein sequence is MLKSSKFIKWALGVRYDGSKYYGWQKQKALHTIQEYLENALSVVANHEVKVFCAGRTDAGVHSIGQVVHFETISKRNESAWTRGVNAHLPHDIAVSWVKEVPNCFHARFSALARRYLYIIYNKSLRCPLFNNCMMHFYPYLSEEKMYRAGQYLLGENDFSTFRSSYCQSHTPWRKLIYLKVKRYGHYITIDMKANSFVHHMVRNIVGSLIEVGCGKHTEKWISELLIAKDRKLAGVKAQAQGLYLLSVDYPSHFALPYSNNIEPLFLIN, encoded by the coding sequence ATGCTTAAGAGTAGTAAATTTATTAAATGGGCACTGGGTGTTAGATATGATGGCAGTAAATACTATGGTTGGCAAAAACAAAAAGCATTACACACTATACAAGAATATTTAGAAAACGCTCTTTCTGTAGTAGCAAATCACGAAGTAAAAGTTTTTTGTGCTGGGCGTACTGACGCAGGTGTTCACAGCATAGGGCAAGTGGTTCATTTTGAAACTATATCCAAAAGAAATGAATCTGCTTGGACTAGGGGTGTAAATGCTCATTTACCCCATGATATTGCGGTGAGTTGGGTAAAAGAAGTACCCAATTGTTTTCACGCTCGTTTTAGTGCTCTTGCACGTCGTTATCTTTACATAATATATAATAAATCATTAAGATGTCCCCTCTTTAACAACTGCATGATGCATTTTTATCCTTATTTAAGTGAAGAGAAAATGTACCGAGCAGGACAGTATCTATTAGGAGAAAATGATTTTTCTACATTTCGTTCCTCGTATTGTCAATCTCATACCCCATGGCGTAAATTAATATATCTTAAGGTTAAACGTTATGGACATTATATAACAATTGATATGAAAGCAAATTCTTTTGTTCATCACATGGTTCGTAATATTGTTGGTAGCCTAATAGAGGTAGGTTGTGGCAAACATACTGAAAAGTGGATATCAGAATTATTAATCGCAAAAGATCGTAAATTAGCTGGTGTTAAGGCTCAAGCTCAAGGTCTTTACTTGCTATCCGTAGACTATCCTTCTCATTTTGCATTACCATATTCTAATAATATAGAACCATTATTTTTAATTAATTAA